attatttcacattatttaatttattattcttaagatTACTTACCAAACATTTTCCACTCAAACAAAATGCCTGTCGGTCCGGATCTCCTCGAGCACAATCCGTACCAAACGGAAACCATCCAACCTCaccattaacaatataaaacctGTGCTGCACAGTTTGATCTTGACAAGCAAGTCTACATGGTCTATCCATATCCTCTATAAATCGTtaaggttaaaattaaaaaactgtgaatcatttactgaaaagtatatttattaattacgcTTCCTTACCTGGCACTGACGACAATTGCATTCCTAAACCAGAAAGTCTCTGTACTTTTTGACCATATTTAGTACAGATTGAAGTTGCATAATCTACTACGGATTTTAAACCCATTTTGCATTGctgttaaaatacaaaagataaatattaaaacaattacaacaatattttttatattattctgtagAACTAAAGTTTTCACTGTTTACCCGGtaactaaaattaagtttCTAAAACCTACATTTAGTATTAGAagctaaaattaatacttaaaatcagttataaaatcaaattcgaAAAGACTTATTCGTAACTTaagtcttaaatatttatttttagattctgaacaggagtgatgaatgtatttattttacaatgatataggTTTATTTTGTGTGTGTCTGTCATCAGTCATCACGCTTTGGAGAAGTAATAgtgctttaatttttaacttcagcctctctttaaaaagaaaaatccaTCTAgttagtactttttttttttgggtggGGGGtccaaagtaaaaaatgttcagtagttttcaaaagcttCAAGAAAACTCCTAAATAAAGTAACGGAAAActggaatttttacgcataaccagtttttgacaaaatcgatttctttttttatttcgctgtaactcaaaaacgaatcattgtaaatactcgaattttcacaaaatgtttatattagcattatctatttacaattaaattttcaaaatattttgaattttttttttcgaaatgacaataaaaaaatatttagcattccaaaaaatcttcaaaatttaatagaaggattattataagttgtacttatcataatttttgtttataagcatttaaattttaaagttcaaatgtttacgaaatacgTCAAAATCACGAACATTTGCaatgaattttgaagttgaaaatttataaaatatttgtgatttatacctcaggttaaaaaaactcaatacaAGATTCTCCTTTAGTTTTccttcaaataactgtaaaaaaaaccctagcgtcaatatagagaaaatattttatgagcgtatgaaatttaaatttttacgaaatcacgtaaaataacgatacatcctaaaacgatttaaatatttgttgctATTTCACCAGTATggttgagaaaaataaattacttttattaaaaaatatatatatatatcacaatttcaatataggtaataatataatatatcctaggCTGACAAATCACCacctccgttcagaatcgtttttcgtatacaatgatgcctatcattgcattcaaatttaacacatccataatTATATTGACCTACTCTCTACCTGTACTATACAGCAAGCGATATTCACTTGCCCAccttttttatatgcattctataactctttaaaataaagtgtaataaaaatagtgtaaaTGCATGCCCACTTCCCACAAAAATGTTCATGCCAAATTCTTACGATTCATTtatagtacatttatatattacaataatattattggatgaAAATTATAGTACATCTATGTCTGAtactaaaaatcaaaactttataaataattctgatctcaaaaataatatttttaggtattgattttattattaattaaatttgttattcatCTATAAAGAATAGAAATACCTATAAACTATACCAcctttataaatcaaaatctttaaagAGATTtggttctttaaaataaaaaatagaaagaaataataataatattataaccttaaataagACTCTCGTAAAtcgtttgatttaatatttaaaatatttaaactaattatgtaataaatcaaAGTTTAATCACAAActctaaaattctaatttttttttttttcatctcacgtttaaatgtttaataattattttatttgaatacgtATACTCAATTTGTTCCACATATATACTATTGAATAAAGTAGGACTTAGGTAAACATAGACGAACAAACAATAGTAtcatgagtttttttttttttctattacttaatagtataaattaagctaatttctaaaatgtatactcgCTTCTTTTTGTGGACGGCAAATCTTTATGCTCATGACTGGTTCACACGTTTTACACGTTTTACCTTCAACCAGTTTAAGACCGACGCCCGGAATCATACAACTATAGTGGCACACAGAAATTGGCTGCCATTTCCATCCAACAATACTGGACTCCGCAGGCAAAAGCGGCAATGGTTGAGAAGGCGGTCTCAATCGATTAACTGGCGGTTCATTTGCTTCACATTTTTTTGTCTCCTCAATGTACAGTGTATCTGGCGAAGATGATTTATCGCAAATGAATTCCTTTTgcacataaaattaaacaaatttatcgtaatacttatgaattatcaaataactataatatgatagcCACACTGAAATAATGCAAACCAgcaatgcaattattatttataaactaataattgaaTAGGAATAACTATTACGAGTAtatgtttgttaatattaatatatattaaataattatttattacatattaaataaaatctttacgattgattaaattatatattgctgAAGCCTGAAGGTGTATAgaaatgttacatttttataatacaaatggtATTTAAGTATTGCTCTAAAAATCTGAGatgcctataaattataataatttattttatttctggaACATAATTATcttcatacttaaaaaattcattaaattgctaatttttttcacaattactagattcaaataaatgatcgatattttacaatatattgtaatatgaacGTACTCAAAATAGTAACTTCCTTTTTTTGATAGAAATgttcaaacatttattattattattattattattattattattgtagttcgtaattaatagttatttaacgATCTATAGTTGAGAAGTTAGTtatcgtatttataatttaccttACAATAACCACCAATACAATAAGTAGATTccttattcttatttatttgacaTGTTGTTCCATCTGGAAAAGACCAACCCCGACTTTTTGTACCACCTTTTTCTTTATGACACCAAACAGTACACGCGTCTTtagctaaaataaaatgatttatttaaaatatagtatactaataatagtaaatattttacacatacgATCTGaactaattttttgataaccaGTTCCCAGAAGCTCCATATCGTATTCTTTAGCTCTTAAACATATCTCATTAGCAAAGTCTTTGAGAGTAAGCTGTGGTGCATTTGTAcactaaaataagttttatttattacaatcagtttattaatttttgataattcattttcatctagcttaatttaaaaaaaaaaatcatttacttgTTCTGTGGAACATGATTTATACTTTTGATCACCACCTGAACATGATTTACCGCCATTTTCCGGCCtaaaaatcaatgaaatagtaaatactatacatataatttaaacaattaatataacaactttataaaatataatattattttacatgtcaTTATcttgtgttttaataaaatatttatatacaactataattttactttactataaattgtatatcatatctgcagtttaagattttattttattttttgttttgattaatccttatattttatattagttaaaccacataattataaatctttaaatacaCGCGTATGTGAATTGTTTACacgattgtattattaaatgctaGAAAATGAAATacgaataattacaaattgtaataattatcaaaagcTTAACTACGACTCATTGTTTCTTAACTTCAAATTCCTTGGTTCTCATTATTGTTTCAAACATTTAGTAATGGCCATAACCCTGGATTCTTGAGAAAACATTTGGGCAGCTTTCCTttgtacagttattatttttggcacatgctcataataatttatacagcgTTGACATTAATATCGcactttattttacaaaatgtgaatgttcataaataaaacttaaaaaatacgttgttggaaattataaaatattgcgtAGTGGAAactttgtaaaaaaacattaataatgctaaaaaaaattattttccagtAAAATATGGAAGAATAAATTacgattttaaaagtatttgtaattattttaagtttattaaattatattcttggTATTCAATCGCAATGATTTaagcattaataaataaactattacatttttaaaatttacctgGGATTGTTGCACCTTCTTAACGAGGTCATTATGCCGGTGCTACCGCTATTTAGATCATTTTTATCACCTAGCAAACATGATGAAGCACAATCTGAGAACGGTTGCCAATCACTCCATCCACCATCAATACTCTGATGCGGTGCAAATCCAGCTTGAAGAGCAGACAAACCCTTATGTACACACCGACCACTTCTACaccactaaaattattattaacaataacaataataaatcacaacaaatatattctatttagttataaatgaaaggtataaaatatatgtttttcataaaataaaacatattgaatgataagttcttattttttaaattcgtcAAACAAAAGAAGTttatcagaattttttttaagtcaggTCTTGtccaaaatcaatacatttataagtagAACTATGTAGCGCATTGCGCATATTTTGAATGCGTTCTTAAAGTGAAAatgattttactttattttattttacgtgaTACATTATACTGGCTATATTCAACACTTTCTTACTTTATTTGGGCCACACAGAGTTCCTTCTAGCGCAGGATGTGAAGTCCATGTATATCGATCCCGTTGGCAATGTAAATCCCGACAAACCTCACTCAAATCTTGACTAATAGCATGTACACTTCCTCGTCCATATTTAAGCAGACATTGTTCGTGTGCGTCGAACCGCTCACCAGGCAAACGGCCATGTTGTTTATGGTCCATGTATCCAGAAGTACCACTGTCGTCAAATAAGCACCCTGCTTGTGAGCTCCtagaaacattttaagttactattactaattatataactttacaACAATAAGATTggtatttgtattatcatgtttgaaataattacattttttagaataatgcttactattagtatatttgtttttttccaaataatgaaatattaaatcgtttattattaatatgaaataaaaataatctacacGATTAAATTAGTGACCTGCTAttcatataatgattaaatttataaaaaaaaaaaataataataaatcagccTTTAAATTCTGATCatgtaatttattctaaaaataatgttttattgctgatataattaatttaaataaaaaaattaattgaaaatatttaataggctGTTTGAACAATGTAATAGTTctacaaatttcaaatgttttttatcgataagaagatatattatataaaatcaactatttatttgtattgtttaaactttaaagtaagagaataaaaatatgttcaagtttctacatttttatttaacaataatttgtcttcaattttataacattttagtgttaaaaacaatttattcaatttatattattatcaaaaataacataacacattgacttttacaaaatattatgctatatttctagttatgtattatcattgtatacaaattaagtattacacattttaaaaaaatcagtttaaaatttaaaccatatatatttaagtatatgatgctactataataaataataaaaaataacttctgAAAAAAATCGGGAACTCTTACTGTAAAAACTTTTCTAGGTACTCATGGCTACACGTGGACCATGTAATTTTACCACTTCCCAGGGTCGGTGACATCAAGTAACTTGTTGGATCACAATTGTTGTCCGACGAAGTTCCATCGTGCCGCATTCCCAAACTatacaacaaataaacaaattaagcaCCAAACggattgataatttatttgtataaaccaTGAtagcaatttattaaatcaaatgatCATCATTATTCACATATAACAGGTTGTCGTGCCCTTGAAGTTTTAATTCTATAACTGTTTTACACTATTCCACGAGTTTACTGATCATCTgataccaaaataatattataatagagtgtagaaaaataaaatttcattttttttttttattattgctaagtctatagaatatataattgtaattatataaaataactgattagttattagtattattaaattaaaatattcaaataagattaatatgatattcactttaatttattatcataaggaTTAAACgcattacatataaattgtatttctaaattctagtgtaaaattaaaataaattaactttttatttcttacttATGACCAATTTCATGTGCAACCACATAAACGCTTTCAAAATGTCGACCTTCATTTACAGTACAGCTGCTAGTTTTCGTACACATACCAGCGACTGGAGCGagacctataatattatataggtaagtataatataaagtagatAATTTAAAGGTATCTTATAAATCcactaacgaaaaaaaatatatatatatatatataataaatcatagtaATCATCAATGGCATAACTAACTGAGCGCACTTGAGCCTGTTCACTTAGGTTGCtcaaaacagtataatatttttctataactattaaactattaatttattttttaataatttaaaattattatacaattttcaatcaataaacatgcaataatattatttaaaaatatataaaataatattagtaagatGAATGCACCCTCCCTTATACCTCACTATATAATGTCTGGGTGAGGGAgggaattaaaaatttcactcTCTGACCAAAATTTTGAAGTTACGCCACTAgtcatcaaatatataatataggtaatcatCTACTCACCTACGACTTGATTGCtgattttaccattttttccGGTCACAAACAAATCAAGTCCAGTCAGTATAACGGCATGATCCCAATGTAGAGGATCCGAATCTAGCGGTGGATTTTCGGTCTGTTgccatttacaaaaattacttAAGAATCGGTCTATATCATTAGACCTCGATAGACCTTCAGGATCTGAATGAAGAATCTCcagtctttttaaaataaaattaatttgacgaCCTAACGAAGGGTCGTGATACAACAAATCAACCTAAATGACccaaaaaccattattttaacacttatTTGCTGACACATATTGATTAAATCCAACTAGGCCATAATACTACAACTATTACGATTCCATTATTATTCATGCGTAAGATTTGACAATGCTattcatatcatttttaaatacgtttgtcactttttactttattgtttccgctattataatactgttcaTTGAACATCGTcgttagataataattatttgttttcaagcATTAAATtgcatcattttaataaaaaaaaaattagacaaGAGAGTTTCTTATGATTCATGAGGATTTGACATATTTAAGTATGAACTCAAAGTGAAATTATTGACAAACTCTCGTCATATACtttgtcatatttaatttgacagaaaacaaatattttatagaaaatgaaaaagtaaTCAGTTGTTTCATCGAGTATAGTAATTTACTTACAGCGTTGACCATAGCCAAAACAAATcgaataatttctttttcggtgtttgattcaaaattaatgGCCATGAGTCTATAAAGGTCCTGGTCTACGAAAATGGCTATTTCCAGATTCAACACAGATGGTGACCAAATACCTCTTTTTGATCGAattttaggtaatttattatattcattcacAGCGATAAATTTACCAAAAGATTCTTTTAATTTCGCTGCGTTTTCTAGTCGGACAATCACGTGTGGTGTTTCATCCAAACCATGAAATCGTTCCGGTAATGGACTTATGGCATAAAAATCATCTTCGTTCGATTTAAGAATTCCCCtctaaataaacacaatattataaaaaataatttttaaattttggttaGATTTACTAATCCATTGCAGACGTCAAGTGCAGCCACATGGGGTGAAAAACTATGGTAATAACAACCCGTATCATTAAATTCATCATCTATTATTTCTGATTtcccattttttcttttaagtatGACAAATTTGTCGTCAAAtaaatcatcatttttttgcaaatcaaattgaaaataacgaCCAAACTTATCAGACGTAAAATTGACCAGTCCGATTTTCAGCATACTTGGATTTAAGTAAGTCACGCCAAAATGTTGacctaaaataatgtaaaaaatacatattataatacatattattatgtagttatatcATACGTGCATCATATcaattatatctaattttaaaaacacaatttttcacACAAAGGTTAATATGCAATTCACGCGTAATTAGTTTTTTCCTGTAAGATAACGCTGTCAACTAACGAGAAAACCCTATCTAAATCTATAGCGTGTAAATAcactacaattataatactgtcCACGTGTTATTGACCTCTTCGGAAACCCATGGAACCATAACGATTaacatttattcttttaaacataggtatatgtatacctCCCACCTGattcaaacattttgtaacaactttaataacaattcacacattttcactttttttttcgcACTCCGTCAATCCATAtatgttcaaataataattgctgtGCGGAACTAAAGCATAACCAATAGTACTTACTTGCATTGGGTCCAACGAAATGTCTCCATTCTGATGGTGTTAAATGTTCAATTAGATTCGTCTCgttgatctaaaaaaaaattattataccagggaatttattttttatttatattaaatgtaaattttaataataacaataatcggTTGATCACCTTTTACCTGTATTGACTTTTTTGACTAAATAAACTAAGTAAATaggtcttataaattatattattcgattaAGCTTACCAAAATGaatgaataatgtttaattcagTTACAGACCTCCCAtacttttttaacatattttaaaacggcTGTCAACCTAACGCAACCTTATTTTAGATCCTTTTTTATGACAGGCATATGGATAGTAAAATTCTTTGAGAAAACCATGGTTTTCAATATGGCCATAACTTTTAAGaattggaaaatatattttattattttttattttctccacatttatcaaattatttctttaatacaTAGATCTAATTTAGgctattttaatagatttataattaattgtaaatatatttatttttctctaagtataatttaatacgtgTACACATTGCATTAAAGTACTCCAGTTGTATcttgcataatataatcattttatacttattaaaaattacttattaatataatacgtagagTTTACTgtatatagaatttttttaaatctcttCCACATAATAACTAGCCAAACATCGTAATCGTATAATCGACAAcgatataaatacatgtatattatattttatataaaatttgtaaagcaataattatagatataatcatGATTCATGAAAGATATATTTGATGGAATCTTTTGCTTCAATGTTAGACTGTATCAAACGTATCTGATATAGACTCTGTGACCCAAATAGCCATACTGCCTGAGTTATTTCAATTGTACAATGTAGGTAACGTACACTTTTTTCGAACTCAAAATAAATCATCTTATTATCCTATATTACAACAATCCTAAATCACAATtcaatgaacaaaaataattctcaTTAGTTCTTTTAGCAAATACtcgtaataaactaataactataaatattaatgtctaATGGTGTTAACGTGAGGGGCAATCCTTCAAGAAATTTCGAAAAAATGTTGAACGTACACTATATTCTTATACTCAATATGTGACTAAGTGTTACAATTGcaatttatacacatacatgtaatacatagataatacatttattatagataaaatccTGATTAATCTATTGATAGtcaccaatattattattagtagtaattttaaatcgctgttattattatgatatgacCAAGTAACTATCCTATAACctacaataaatatgtaactaGGCTTTAATCTTACGTTTCttctaatgataatttttcttaattatatttaagattttagaacaacttattattaacagtaataatttaagaaaatgttaatatattatgtaacactaCACTAATGACCTAGTAGTCCGATAGCCCGATCAGAGTAATGACGGGTACAGAAAACATCCCTTTGACGGtatgaattgtattattgtcaaATAGAAGGAactaagatttatattttatattatttattaagtcatCCATATACGGATCAATaatctatcaatatttttcgcatttgaacaaaaaatgtggcttactaattatttaagtatataatatatatttgtattatattttatataattatttaatatatcagaaaaataattaataccaatgAATATAACTGTTaacgaataataatgtgtataaattatttataaattgaaaaatggaagttaaaacaaaagcaatttcaatattagacatgcaaaataatacatgtatcaatacaaaagatttatatttaaattagtttttataattattcattttaaggcttcatttatttaaaaaaaatacagttaaaacaaatgttattagtataattaatgcattacattaatgacaaagcattttaaaactattttgtaaagtataattttactgaaaaatCGTTAGCGCGTTTATCATTCTGaacttacatacattttatgcacaacatactaatatacatagtaggtagtgtttaaattaaaatatttaaaaattatagtaaccattgattttaatttgtacactCTGTTTATCTCAGAGtaatcaaacataaataattaatataccaggtacctacataaaataccaaactataattactataacctttttaaatattcaaataaattctaaaatgggTACCttgctatacatttttaaacaaatacataatttattggatttatatactatgtgaTTAGTAGGCACGCATATTTTCATATGCAATATagataacttttataattatgtaagttatagaaaaacagattatttttcggtaatagtttataaatttataatagatacatacGATTTCCACTGATTCTTTAAGCAATcgacttttttttatccctTCAtacttagataatattattttgacaaataataaattaaatagatattaggcaaacttataaaattgattaattaataaaatagctgAAAGTCGCAagcaatatatacattatatttattgatatttgtgcccacttaaatacttaagttataaaaataaaataatagatagtaaaattaaaaaacactatttattccaaaatattatagaatattagaatatctaatataatatatttattagatatgacataatattacaaaaatgttatagcaTTAgtgaactttaatattattgatatggtAGTAATGTATTGTCTGATCAACTGAATTATTTGTCTTTTTTCCTAAAAGTTAGTCGACGCCATTTAACCcactaacattaataatacataatacgtgTAATGTGATTatcagtaaatatataacataatagaatatattatattgcatggAGTTTATCATAGTGTTGCGTTACGACCGTGATatcattttcttttatatatccATTAAGAAGaaagatttattaataataacataaattatttttatggtatcTATTTAATGCGGAAACCCCCAAAAATATGCCTAAGTGCAAGGAAGCAGAAAAAATTctgataaataacaattttattcaaaatttataaaattaacttcaaGAAATCCATCAAAAACACccttcttataaaattaattattctttttattgtcgaatggttttaataattgtttttttattattattaatatatgaactTATTCTATGTAAGGGTAATTTATTTCActggaaataaataattaatttttgacttgtatattcaaaattatttttattagctatatattgttatttatccttgaaaaataattttgaaatatttaaggttatcaACCCAGACAACAGGAATGGttcgattttataatatttactgacAATAGTATTTTACACTATTATCTAAAcagactaaaataaaaaaataaataaataaaaaaatgaactagCTCAAACaatgtgatattatgtataatcatattcaatattcggatacctacataaaataatttttttttattcactataAAGTGTGTCACTGATGCGTGCAAATCAAACGTGTCCTGAATGGGCAAGGTTATCGGGAAATAAGCATTGCCACTATACGAGCATTCGAACACTAATGGCCTTTTCTCATCATTGtaacaatttcatttttatcaaactgATAACAAaccgtttttttaaatttttcatgttGTGTGTAATAGTTTATTAGGTACCAGAACCAGTCACCTATATTTGGCATAAAGAAAAATAGTAGAATGCTCTCTGTTCTGACAATTGGATTACAAAAACAATGGTCTAGTGGACCCGGGACAGGATGTACCATGAAAGTAAAAGGTGTacgtatagtacctatacacgaaggcaatttttaaagttattaccGAATCGTTACTTTCCTCGTGTTTGGTTACCAAGTAAGATAATCATTCTGTCCATACTGATATCGAGAACGTATACAATTTTCCCTCGCGGGAACGCATCGTCTGTGGTCCGTTGCGCTCCACGAAtaacagataaaataaatgaaatgaatATACGATAAAGAGGAAAACTCTTATTCGGATCGATTATGTTTGTTAATCGATGCAGAAATGTCTTATGAAATGATGAATATGAACACTGGAgcgaatgattttaaaatataataattactttataaacagaaaaacttttaagttaaaacaaaGAAACATTCTTATAGATCTCTAACCATTGTCGAGAAATTGctcaattatttgttttatatccaaatcaaaaataatcgtataaaCCGCcaattatacatacctaattgaaaactatttgtaTTCTAACAATGTCCTTGTCGTGCTATAACCAACAAACATGatagtacaataaataatttagaatatatactagaatataatataatatactaaagtaTATAAgagtaatattgaaatttactataaataatagatatacttTATACACTTAATCCGTGAAACGGAgtgtaatatttgatatattataataatatattttatgtaagtacATTTACAATCCTTTTTTTAACCCTTTCATTGCTATGGACGCACATATGCGTCCAATGTAAACGACTTTGGTGTGCTATGGACGCACATACGCGtcctatcattttaaaaatcaacaaaagcTATTAtcgataatatgataatatcataaaatggcAAATAATTAGACGAATTCAAagagacaataaaaaatatatatatgata
This sequence is a window from Rhopalosiphum maidis isolate BTI-1 chromosome 1, ASM367621v3, whole genome shotgun sequence. Protein-coding genes within it:
- the LOC113552259 gene encoding A disintegrin and metalloproteinase with thrombospondin motifs adt-1-like, which encodes MQLLFELFLILWILQPLKSVKINETNLIEHLTPSEWRHFVGPNASQHFGVTYLNPSMLKIGLVNFTSDKFGRYFQFDLQKNDDLFDDKFVILKRKNGKSEIIDDEFNDTGCYYHSFSPHVAALDVCNGLRGILKSNEDDFYAISPLPERFHGLDETPHVIVRLENAAKLKESFGKFIAVNEYNKLPKIRSKRGIWSPSVLNLEIAIFVDQDLYRLMAINFESNTEKEIIRFVLAMVNAVDLLYHDPSLGRQINFILKRLEILHSDPEGLSRSNDIDRFLSNFCKWQQTENPPLDSDPLHWDHAVILTGLDLFVTGKNGKISNQVVGLAPVAGMCTKTSSCTVNEGRHFESVYVVAHEIGHNLGMRHDGTSSDNNCDPTSYLMSPTLGSGKITWSTCSHEYLEKFLQSSQAGCLFDDSGTSGYMDHKQHGRLPGERFDAHEQCLLKYGRGSVHAISQDLSEVCRDLHCQRDRYTWTSHPALEGTLCGPNKWCRSGRCVHKGLSALQAGFAPHQSIDGGWSDWQPFSDCASSCLLGDKNDLNSGSTGIMTSLRRCNNPRPENGGKSCSGGDQKYKSCSTEQCTNAPQLTLKDFANEICLRAKEYDMELLGTGYQKISSDPKDACTVWCHKEKGGTKSRGWSFPDGTTCQINKNKESTYCIGGYCKEFICDKSSSPDTLYIEETKKCEANEPPVNRLRPPSQPLPLLPAESSIVGWKWQPISVCHYSCMIPGVGLKLVEGKTCKTCEPVMSIKICRPQKEQCKMGLKSVVDYATSICTKYGQKVQRLSGLGMQLSSVPEDMDRPCRLACQDQTVQHRFYIVNGEVGWFPFGTDCARGDPDRQAFCLSGKCLDFGPDNLPLSVDEVTSHNNFSSNNRIKRSLSIQDNNYTVQQIIQSFFKINREKRKPTIDHDMISLDFENPVEIHNT